From a region of the Aeoliella mucimassa genome:
- a CDS encoding helix-hairpin-helix domain-containing protein, translating to MLDARQQSTVASLAAVGLAIGLVWWVVAGGQSGRLIEIDQAEPVPYEFMVDLNTATWPELAQLPEVGEILARRIVETRETEGPYRTQQDLLKVRGIGQIKLLRMAPHLLPLPDDTAVAGN from the coding sequence ATGCTCGATGCCCGACAGCAGTCGACGGTTGCCAGTCTGGCGGCGGTGGGCTTGGCTATTGGGCTGGTATGGTGGGTCGTGGCCGGGGGTCAGTCGGGGCGGTTGATCGAAATCGACCAGGCAGAGCCGGTGCCCTACGAATTTATGGTCGATCTAAACACGGCCACCTGGCCCGAGTTGGCTCAGTTGCCTGAAGTGGGGGAGATCCTCGCTCGGCGCATTGTCGAGACTCGCGAGACCGAAGGGCCGTATCGCACCCAGCAGGATCTACTCAAAGTTCGTGGTATCGGCCAAATCAAGCTACTGCGAATGGCTCCGCATTTATTGCCACTGCCCGACGATACCGCGGTGGCGGGCAATTAG
- a CDS encoding ABC transporter permease subunit, with protein sequence MLLGPVFQTELVANARRRRYYLLRVLFAGMLLFSLWMCYEGVAGWYGNDRLSIREAANLASGFFVTFAWLSMILTLLVAPAVAAGAIATERERRTIEYLFATDLSNAEIVLSKLFGKLLLVGKLVMVALPVLAIFRLMGGIPGSLLLTYFAMLASTATLVTVGSMCISVWSPRARDALIRVYLVEALVFLLPFFLGSWMMALGMQGGVLGTILTLFGYVVDWCLAINPLPVMFSQMIGSGLGMGYGASEVWQLVGWQLLLSLVLCCIAVIAVRRVHLRSVSSAGATTRSWKWELPRIRLPLGEHPMLWKELFARTSATKLGFLGRVCMGIIMLGTLSIAIYQYAVAVGVVRGGWGGSPGNQYIAVSMSISTLIGVGGVILMGLRAASLITNEKEHDSWLSLISTPLTGSDIILAKALGNFYAFRWLAAPLALVWFLQLTLSPEFMLAIPFHVLAVLTTGLFATSVGLAYSLKFKGSLRSIGATIGTLFFFGGGYMMCCCMPLLVTGGDDEIMKLALVLFVPFLHFAPGMIMIEGVHGEEWVVVDMILGLMIYAAAGIMILATLVSRFDELVGRTFRPEYAAPLRPQAPGEGMPSNMPPLPPRTSKVLPLLDPPQEPAPDTPQDDTTH encoded by the coding sequence ATGTTACTGGGACCCGTATTTCAGACCGAACTAGTTGCCAACGCCCGACGCCGGCGGTATTACTTGCTGCGTGTGTTGTTCGCCGGCATGCTCCTGTTTTCGCTCTGGATGTGCTACGAAGGGGTCGCCGGTTGGTATGGCAACGATCGCCTTTCGATTCGCGAAGCGGCCAATCTCGCTTCTGGGTTCTTCGTGACGTTTGCCTGGTTGTCGATGATTCTCACCCTGCTCGTCGCCCCGGCCGTAGCGGCAGGAGCCATTGCCACCGAGCGGGAGCGGCGGACCATCGAGTACCTGTTCGCCACCGATTTGTCGAACGCCGAGATCGTGTTGTCAAAGCTCTTCGGAAAGCTGCTGCTCGTCGGCAAACTGGTGATGGTCGCATTGCCAGTGCTTGCGATTTTCCGCTTGATGGGGGGCATCCCAGGCTCGTTGTTGCTTACTTACTTTGCCATGCTCGCGAGTACCGCCACGCTGGTGACCGTGGGGTCGATGTGTATCTCGGTGTGGTCTCCCCGCGCCCGCGATGCGTTGATTCGCGTCTATCTGGTTGAAGCATTGGTGTTTTTGCTTCCCTTTTTTCTAGGGTCGTGGATGATGGCCCTCGGTATGCAGGGCGGGGTGCTTGGCACCATCCTCACTTTGTTTGGCTACGTCGTGGATTGGTGCTTGGCGATCAATCCATTACCGGTGATGTTCAGTCAGATGATTGGTTCCGGTCTCGGCATGGGATACGGGGCGAGCGAAGTGTGGCAACTCGTTGGCTGGCAACTATTGCTTTCACTAGTACTCTGTTGCATCGCAGTAATCGCGGTTCGTCGGGTGCATCTGCGTTCGGTGAGCAGCGCCGGGGCGACGACCAGATCGTGGAAGTGGGAACTGCCACGCATTCGGTTGCCGCTCGGAGAGCATCCGATGCTCTGGAAGGAGTTATTCGCCCGCACCTCGGCGACAAAACTGGGGTTCCTCGGCCGAGTCTGCATGGGAATCATCATGCTCGGCACCCTGAGCATAGCGATCTATCAATACGCGGTAGCGGTCGGCGTGGTCCGTGGCGGCTGGGGAGGCTCACCCGGCAATCAATACATCGCCGTTAGCATGTCGATCTCCACGCTGATCGGAGTCGGTGGGGTAATCCTCATGGGCCTGCGGGCTGCGAGTTTGATTACTAACGAGAAAGAGCACGATTCCTGGCTATCGTTGATCTCCACGCCGCTCACCGGTAGCGACATCATTTTGGCCAAGGCGTTAGGCAATTTCTACGCGTTCCGCTGGCTGGCAGCGCCGCTCGCGCTGGTCTGGTTCCTGCAATTGACGCTCTCGCCAGAGTTCATGCTCGCAATCCCGTTTCATGTGCTGGCCGTGCTGACAACCGGGCTATTCGCGACCTCGGTTGGTTTGGCCTACTCGCTAAAGTTCAAAGGCTCACTTCGATCGATCGGGGCAACTATCGGTACGCTGTTCTTCTTCGGCGGTGGTTACATGATGTGTTGCTGCATGCCGCTACTCGTTACTGGCGGCGACGATGAGATCATGAAACTTGCCCTCGTGCTGTTCGTACCCTTCCTGCACTTTGCCCCCGGCATGATCATGATCGAGGGAGTCCACGGCGAAGAGTGGGTGGTGGTCGATATGATTCTAGGTCTGATGATCTACGCGGCCGCGGGAATCATGATTCTTGCAACCCTGGTCTCGCGTTTCGACGAGCTCGTGGGGCGCACCTTCCGTCCTGAATACGCGGCCCCGTTGCGCCCGCAGGCTCCTGGCGAGGGGATGCCAAGTAATATGCCTCCGCTGCCGCCACGCACTTCAAAGGTATTGCCTTTGCTGGACCCTCCGCAGGAGCCAGCGCCGGATACTCCACAAGACGATACGACTCACTAG